A window of the Arachis duranensis cultivar V14167 chromosome 5, aradu.V14167.gnm2.J7QH, whole genome shotgun sequence genome harbors these coding sequences:
- the LOC107490724 gene encoding sucrose synthase 7-like translates to MDSSSGPVLKRADTIADSMPDALRQSRFHMKKCFARFVARGKRLLKHQQIMEDLEKAVEDRGERNKLLEGLLGYILSSTQEAAVVPPYVAFAVRPNPGFWEFVKVTADDLQVEGIEATDYLKYKEMIFDENWASDENSLEIDFGAIDFTTPRMALSSSIGNGLNFTTKILSSRLNERSQSSNALLDYLLSLNHQGENLMINDKLNNLTKLQTALKVAETYVSALLKDTPYQRFEERFREWGFDKGWGNTAGRVKETTRMLSEVLEAADPLKLESLFSRLPNMFNIVIFSIHGYFGQADVLGLPDTGGQVVYILDQVRALEEELLQKIKLQGLSVKPQILVVTRLIPDAKGTKCNQELEPIINTKHSHILRVPFWTEKGILRQWVSRFDIYPYLERFAQDATIKILDHLEGKPDLIIGNYTDGNLVSSLMANKLGVTQATIAHALEKTKYEDSDVKWNEFDEKYHFTSQFTADMISMNSADFIITSTYQEIAGSTNKPGQYEAHTAFTMPGLCRVVSGISVFDPKFNIAAPGADQSVYFPFTEKQQRLIEFHPAIEELLYSKDYNEEHIGYLEDKKKPIIFSMARLDKVKNLSGLVEWYAKNKRLRSLVNLVIVGGFFNPGKSKDREEISEIKKMHSLIEEYKLKGQFRWIAAQTDRYRNSELYRCIADTKGAFVQPAMYEAFGLTVIEAMNCGLPTFATNQGGPAEIIVDGVSGFHIDPYNGDESSNKIADFFEICKTDPEHWNTISKAGLQRINECYTWKIYAKKILNMGSIYGIWRRLNKEQKLAKERYIHMLYNLQFRNLARKVPIPGEASFDPAPMATTVGKKSAPEGASPKILKPDVAAAPTSKIEPQIPRDEGKEVISPQESSILGTRNRLSWWIGMIGSLFILHYFLQNLDRIFTWNNNNHM, encoded by the exons ATGGATTCTAGCTCGGGCCCTGTGTTGAAGAGGGCAGACACTATTGCTGATAGCATGCCTGATGCATTGAGGCAGAGCCGCTTTCACATGAAGAAATGCTTTGCAAG GTTTGTTGCAAGAGGGAAAAGGTTATTGAAACACCAACAAATAATGGAAGATTTGGAGAAAGCAGTTGAAGACAGAGGTGAGAGGAACAAGCTTCTAGAGGGCTTGTTAGGTTACATCCTCAGCTCCACTCAG GAAGCTGCTGTTGTTCCTCCTTATGTTGCTTTCGCAGTCCGGCCGAATCCAGGGTTCTGGGAATTTGTTAAAGTGACTGCAGATGATTTGCAAGTGGAAGGTATTGAGGCCACAGATTACTTGAAATACAAGGAAATGATATTTGATGAGAATTG GGCAAGTGATGAAAATTCATTGGAGATAGATTTTGGGGCTATAGATTTCACTACGCCACGCATGGCGCTTTCTTCTTCGATTGGCAACGGACTAAACTTCACCACGAAGATCTTGAGCTCAAGGTTGAATGAGAGGTCCCAAAGTTCAAATGCATTGCTTGATTACTTGTTAAGCCTTAATCATCAAGGAGAG AACCTTATGATTAATGACAAATTGAATAATTTGACAAAGCTTCAAACAGCACTGAAAGTGGCTGAAACATATGTTTCTGCTCTCCTCAAAGATACACCTTACCAGAGATTTGAAGAAAG GTTCAGAGAGTGGGGATTTGATAAGGGGTGGGGGAACACTGCAGGGAGGGTTAAAGAGACAACGAGAATGCTTTCGGAGGTTCTAGAAGCTGCAGATCCATTGAAGTTGGAATCACTTTTCAGCAGGCTTCCAAATATGTTCAACATTGTTATTTTCTCCATTCATGGCTACTTTGGACAAGCAGATGTTCTTGGATTGCCGGATACCGGAGGCCAG GTAGTTTATATTCTTGATCAAGTAAGGGCCTTAGAAGAAGAGTTACTGCAAAAGATTAAGCTACAAGGCCTTAGTGTGAAACCACAGATTCTTGTG GTTACAAGGCTCATACCAGATGCTAAAGGGACCAAATGTAACCAGGAACTGGAACCTATCATCAACACTAAGCACTCTCACATTCTTAGGGTCCCCTTTTGGACGGAGAAGGGGATCCTCCGGCAATGGGTGTCGCGCTTCGATATCTACCCTTACTTAGAAAGATTTGCGCAG GATGCTACTATCAAGATTCTTGATCACTTGGAAGGAAAGCCTGACCTCATCATTGGAAATTACACTGATGGAAACTTGGTCTCATCCTTAATGGCTAATAAACTTGGAGTAACACAG GCAACCATTGCTCATGCTTTGGAAAAGACCAAATATGAAGATTCAGATGTCAAATGGAATGAATTTGATGAGAAGTACCACTTTACAAGTCAATTCACTGCTGACATGATCTCAATGAATTCAGCTGATTTCATCATAACTAGCACATACCAAGAGATTGCTGGAAG CACGAATAAGCCGGGACAGTATGAAGCTCACACTGCATTTACCATGCCGGGGCTATGTCGTGTCGTGTCTGGCATCAGTGTCTTTGATCCAAAGTTCAACATTGCCGCCCCTGGCGCTGATCAATCAGTGTACTTCCCTTTTACAGAAAAACAACAGCGATTGATCGAATTTCATCCAGCTATCGAGGAACTACTTTATAGTAAGGATtacaatgaagaacacat AGGATATTTGGAGGACAAAAAGAAACCGATCATATTCTCGATGGCTCGGCTGGACAAAGTGAAGAATCTCAGTGGCCTAGTGGAGTGGTATGCAAAGAATAAGAGGCTGCGAAGTTTGGTGAACCTTGTGATTGTTGGAGGGTTCTTCAATCCAGGCAAATCAAAAGACAGAGAGGAAATCTCAGAGATCAAGAAGATGCATTCCTTGATAGAAGAATACAAACTCAAGGGCCAGTTCAGGTGGATTGCAGCGCAAACAGATCGCTACCGAAACAGCGAGCTGTATCGCTGCATTGCAGATACAAAGGGAGCTTTTGTGCAGCCAGCAATGTATGAGGCTTTTGGTCTCACAGTGATTGAGGCTATGAACTGTGGATTACCAACTTTTGCTACAAATCAAGGAGGCCCTGCAGAGATTATAGTTGATGGAGTCTCAGGATTTCATATTGATCCTTACAATGGAGATGAATCAAGCAACAAGATTGCTGATTTCTTTGAAATCTGCAAGACTGATCCTGAACACTGGAACACAATCTCCAAAGCCGGTCTTCAACGCATCAATGAATG CTACACATGGAAGATATATGCAAAGAAAATCTTGAACATGGGATCAATCTATGGGATCTGGAGAAGGCTAAATAAGGAACAAAAGTTGGCAAAGGAAAGATACATCCACATGCTCTATAATCTCCAATTCAGGAACTTG GCAAGGAAAGTTCCCATTCCTGGTGAGGCATCCTTTGATCCTGCACCAATGGCAACAACTGTAGGAAAAAAATCTGCACCAGAAGGAGCATCACCTAAGATCTTGAAGCCTGATGTTGCAGCAGCACCAACTTCCAAGATTGAACCTCAGATTCCAAG GGATGAGGGTAAGGAAGTAATTTCCCCTCAAGAGAGTAGCATTTTAGGGACAAGGAATCGCTTAAGTTGGTGGATTGGCATGATTGGATCTTTGTTCATCCTTCATTACTTCTTACAGAATTTGGATCGTATATTCACATGGAATAACAACAATCACATGTAA